GCGTTAGGCTTGCGGAAGCCTGCCCTAAAAGCTCGACCGCGGCTAAGCGGACGGGTTCTTGCCGAAAGCATATTTTTATTTAGAAATACTTTCGAAACTCGACTTTCGACCTAATAATATGAATATATTGATCGTTTCGGGATTTTTGGGCGCCGGAAAAACGACCTTTATCCGAAAGCTTGCCGAAAAATCCGACAAGCCCTTTGCCGTTGTGGAAAACGAATACGGAGGCGCCGGCATAGACGGGAACCTGCTCGAGCAAAATCGCTTAAAAGTGTGGGAGCTGACCGAAGGCTGCGTTTGCTGTTCGCTGAAATCGGACTTCGCGATGTCCGTGCTGACGATCGCAAATACCGTCGATCCCGAATATTTGGTCGTAGAACCGACCGGCGTCGGCTTGTTGAGTTCCGTCGTCGCAAATCTGCATAAAATCGAATACGAGCGCATACGGCTTTTAAAACCCCTTACCGTAGTCGATATCGACTGCATCGATTCGTATCTTGCGACCTTTGAAAAATTTTACGCCGATCAAATCAAAAATGCCGCACATATCGTCATATCAAAAACCGAAAATAAAACCGAAGCGGAAATCGAAAAAGCCGTCCGTACACTCAAAAGCATCAATCCCCAAGCGGACATAACGGCGAAGCCCTACGACAAAATCGAAAAAGCATGGTGGGGCGAACTCTTCGATGTGATGAAAAACGCGTTTACCGGTAAGACCACGTTGTTCCCGCTTCCGCTTTCGGCCGCCCCCGATTTGGAAACGGCAAGCTTTACCGGCATCGCTATTCAATCTATAGAAGAATTGATAAGCTGTCTTTCGGCGCTCATCGCCGAGCGCTTCGGCCGCGTCTACCGCGTCAAAGGCTTTGTCCCGATAAACGGACAGTGGGCGAAATTCGACGTCGTCGACAAACGCTACAACATCGAAACCTGCGATGCGATGAGCGAATCGAAACTTACCGTCATCGGCAAAGACCTCGACAAAAACGCGCTCAAGCTCTTGTTCAGCTGTTGACAGAATTGTCTTTTTCCGATAGAGTGATAAAATATCGTACAATTCGGTAAAGGTAGGTACAAATATGTCCAGAACTTGTGATGTTTGCGGAAAATCGCTCATGTACGGTCACAAAGTAAGCAATTCATATAATCATACGAAACGCACGTGGCGGCCGAATATCCACAAAGTAAAGGCGATCGTCGAGGGAACGACGCGCACGATCAACGTGTGCGCAAACTGCATCCGCTCGGACTATATCGACAAAAAAGTGCGCATGCCTAAAGACGTGCGCACGGCTCTCGCCGAGCAGGATAAAAAAGCCGCCGAAGCGCAATAGCATTTCGCCTCATCGTTTTATCGTAATCGTACAAACCGCCTCTCAGGCGGTTTTTTCTTTTAAAAAACGGCAGCGACCGAGTAAAACGTATTTCAAAAAAGAACACACGGAAGTTTTCCGATACCCGCCTCACGGACGTTTTTCCCCGAACGCCGCTACACATCGAGGACGAGACCGTCGTATGCGGGAAGCACCGAACCGCCCGCTTTTACTATTTCCGACAAAACCGGAAGATCTTCCGTCCGCCGTATGCAGTACCGCGTTATATCGACATGGCTCATATTGTGGCTCATGTGCGTAAGCCAGGTACGGCGCGGCCTGATAAGAGCTGCACTTTCCATCGCTTGGAAATACGAAAAATGCGTCGGGTGAGGCTTTTCGCGAAGTCCGTCTATGACCGCGTGTTCTATGATTCCGCCGTATGCGACGAGCGTTTCAATCGAGCTTTCGGGTATGCGGCTGCAGTCGGTGAGATAGGCGATCGAACGGAATAAAGCTCCGTCTCGGACGCTCAAAAGCCAGCCCGTCGTCTCGAGCTCGCCGTGAAACATCGGAATCGGAATCGCGCGCACTTCTCCGATATAAAGCGGCTTCTTTCCCGAAAAGCGCGATGCGTTTATCAAATGCAGCTTGGGCTTCCCCCCTCCGATCTGCGTCGGCTTAAAGATATAGTCGAATCTCTTTTGTATGCCCGAAATCGTATTTTCATCCGCATATACCGGAAGCCCCGCTCCCGGCGATTCGTCCGTCTCCGCTCGATGCGTGCCGCGGAACGCTCCCTCGGATTTCGTGTGGCTGTAGATGCGCAGGTCGTCGAGCCCCGCAATGTGATCGGCATGGGCGTGCGTCAAAAGCACGGCGTCGAGAGAATCGATATGATGCGCGAGCGCCTGCATGCGGAACTCAGGCCCCGTATCGATGACGATGTGCGTTTCGCTTCCGTCGGCGTTTCGATGCGATATGTACGCGCTGCACCGAAAGCGCTTGTCTTTCGGATCGAGCGAAGTACACACGCTGCAATGACAGGAAATCGCAGGTACGCCGTGACTCGTACCGGTGCCGGTTAAAATCATCCGCATACGGTCAGTATAACGCCGATCGGCACGGGAAGCAATCGTCCGATTGTCACATCGCAAAAAAAATGATACTATGAAAACGACGCGCGAAATCGCGAAAGAGGGGTCTTGAATCATGCCGTATTCCGAACCGATGAACCTGGCCGTCGTTGCATGTCCGGGCGGAGAACGTTTCGCCGACGAAGTGATTACGCATCTGAAGCACATGTACAAGCATCGTTTTACGCTTAAAAATGATGTTATTTCAAAACGCTACGAGATGAACAAAGACGATCTCGTCAAAAAAATCAATTTCGAAAACGATATCGACGCTCCCGAACTTTACATCAAAGGCGATGTGACGAAATACCGCGCGCCGTCTTTTAAAATTCCCGCGCGCTTTACGTTTTTTGCAAACGGCGAATTCAAAACCGAACTGCTCGAATCGATACGCGGAAAAGACGTCTATATCTTCCAGGACATAGAAAATCACGAAGAGCTTTCGCTGAACGACGGCGCGAACAAAGCCGTCCTTTCCGTCAACGACCACGTCATGTCCATGCTCGTAACGATCGATGCGGTCAGGCAGGCGGGAGCTGCGGCCATCACGCTCGTCGTACCCGCCTACCCCTACAGCCGCCAGCACAAAAAAAAGGGACGTGAAGGCTTGACTGCAAGTATGCTCGGCCACATCTACGAATGGCTCGGCGTATCGCGGATCATCACGCTTGACATTCATTCGAGGGAAATCGTCAACGCGTTCAGTTCCCTCAATCTCGAAAACCTGCACGCAAGCTATCAAATCATCCGAGAACTGAGCAAGATCGTCGACTTGACCGGCAAAACGGAGGATTTGGTCGTCGTGTCTCCCGACACCGGTGCCATCGACAGAAACAAATTCTACGCGGTCGGATTGAAGCTGCCGCTCGCGATGATCTACAAAGAGCGCGATTATTCGATCGTCACACAAAACGCAAAAAACACGAACATCAAATCGATAAAACTGCTCGGCGACGTACACGGCAAAGCCGCTTTTCTCGCCGACGATATGCTCGGTACCGGCGGCACGCTTTTAAAAGCGATGGCCTTTTTGAAAGAACAGGGTGCGACGAAAGTAATCGCCGCGATCAGCCTGCCCTTCTTTACCGGCAACGCGATCGATCTCTTCGACGAAGCGTACCGGCAGGGGCTTTTTTACCGCATCATCGGAACGAACGCCGTCTATCACGAAGCGCTGTGTAAACGTGAATGGTATATCAACACGAGCGTGAGCGGCCTCTTTGCAAACGTCATCATGCGCGTTCACTATAACCAATCGCTGAGCAGTCTGCTCGAAAACCGCACGCTCATCGAAAAGATGGAAAAGCAGACGCAGCCGCTGCAGCCGAAAACATGACGAAAAAGACCGTACTCTCGGCCGACATCGGAACGACATCGCTGAAAGCCGCACTGATCGATGATGAGGGCAAAGTCAAAGCATTTGCAAAAGAATCGTTTGAAAAGCCGGATGAACGGTATATCGCGCAAAAATGGTTTACCGCTCTGTGCAGCGCGGTAAAAAAACTCATCGATGCGGCGGGCGAAGACGATATAGCGGCGATCGGCATTTCCGGAAACGGACCGACGATCGTTTCCGAAGACGGAACGACGCTCTTGTGGAATGCGGACATAAAGCCCGCACCGATCGCGGGAACGCTCGCCGCACATTCGCTTTTTATCCCGCGCATAGCGGCGTTTCGCGAACTCTTTCCCGCCGAATGGAACGCTTCCCCGTATATCTATTCAGGGCCGGAATACCTCATTCATAAACTCACCGGGGCAAGCTTGACGATTTTACCGGAAGCGCGCTACGAGAGCGCATATTGGACGCGCGAACAGCTCGAGGCGGCATCCGTACCCGAAGGCAAACTCCCGCCCTACGTTCCGCTCGCAAGCGATGCGGGTGCGACGAACGAAGAGGCGACGGCCTCCCTCGGCTTAAAAAAACCGGTACGCGTTTTTTGCGGGGGACCGGATTTTATCGCCGCGATGATCGGAACGAATACCCTCTCCGTCGGGAAAATATACGACCGCGCAGGTTCAAGCGAAGGCATCAATATCTGTACGCCCTTTCCGCTGCACGAAGAGAGAGTCCGCTCCCTGCCGTCCGTCATACCGGGCCTTTGGAACGCGTCCATGCTGCAAACCGAAAGCGGGCGTATGTTCGTCAACTATAAGACGATCGTCGAAGCGATCATGGAAAGAGAGTTTTCATACGAAGAGCTCATCGCCTATTGCCTCGAACACCCCGAAAGCGACGGTTTCGAAATCCTCTCGCTCATCGCAGAAAATTTACATCGGTCGTTTTCCGCCCTGCTCGCGGCAGCCGAAAAAAACAATATCCGTGTTCGTCTTCCCGTCGTCGTAACCGGCGGCCAGACGAAAAACGAACAA
This Treponema socranskii subsp. buccale DNA region includes the following protein-coding sequences:
- a CDS encoding CobW family GTP-binding protein, yielding MNILIVSGFLGAGKTTFIRKLAEKSDKPFAVVENEYGGAGIDGNLLEQNRLKVWELTEGCVCCSLKSDFAMSVLTIANTVDPEYLVVEPTGVGLLSSVVANLHKIEYERIRLLKPLTVVDIDCIDSYLATFEKFYADQIKNAAHIVISKTENKTEAEIEKAVRTLKSINPQADITAKPYDKIEKAWWGELFDVMKNAFTGKTTLFPLPLSAAPDLETASFTGIAIQSIEELISCLSALIAERFGRVYRVKGFVPINGQWAKFDVVDKRYNIETCDAMSESKLTVIGKDLDKNALKLLFSC
- the rpmB gene encoding 50S ribosomal protein L28 encodes the protein MSRTCDVCGKSLMYGHKVSNSYNHTKRTWRPNIHKVKAIVEGTTRTINVCANCIRSDYIDKKVRMPKDVRTALAEQDKKAAEAQ
- a CDS encoding MBL fold metallo-hydrolase — translated: MRMILTGTGTSHGVPAISCHCSVCTSLDPKDKRFRCSAYISHRNADGSETHIVIDTGPEFRMQALAHHIDSLDAVLLTHAHADHIAGLDDLRIYSHTKSEGAFRGTHRAETDESPGAGLPVYADENTISGIQKRFDYIFKPTQIGGGKPKLHLINASRFSGKKPLYIGEVRAIPIPMFHGELETTGWLLSVRDGALFRSIAYLTDCSRIPESSIETLVAYGGIIEHAVIDGLREKPHPTHFSYFQAMESAALIRPRRTWLTHMSHNMSHVDITRYCIRRTEDLPVLSEIVKAGGSVLPAYDGLVLDV
- the prs gene encoding ribose-phosphate diphosphokinase; translated protein: MPYSEPMNLAVVACPGGERFADEVITHLKHMYKHRFTLKNDVISKRYEMNKDDLVKKINFENDIDAPELYIKGDVTKYRAPSFKIPARFTFFANGEFKTELLESIRGKDVYIFQDIENHEELSLNDGANKAVLSVNDHVMSMLVTIDAVRQAGAAAITLVVPAYPYSRQHKKKGREGLTASMLGHIYEWLGVSRIITLDIHSREIVNAFSSLNLENLHASYQIIRELSKIVDLTGKTEDLVVVSPDTGAIDRNKFYAVGLKLPLAMIYKERDYSIVTQNAKNTNIKSIKLLGDVHGKAAFLADDMLGTGGTLLKAMAFLKEQGATKVIAAISLPFFTGNAIDLFDEAYRQGLFYRIIGTNAVYHEALCKREWYINTSVSGLFANVIMRVHYNQSLSSLLENRTLIEKMEKQTQPLQPKT
- a CDS encoding xylulokinase, translated to MTKKTVLSADIGTTSLKAALIDDEGKVKAFAKESFEKPDERYIAQKWFTALCSAVKKLIDAAGEDDIAAIGISGNGPTIVSEDGTTLLWNADIKPAPIAGTLAAHSLFIPRIAAFRELFPAEWNASPYIYSGPEYLIHKLTGASLTILPEARYESAYWTREQLEAASVPEGKLPPYVPLASDAGATNEEATASLGLKKPVRVFCGGPDFIAAMIGTNTLSVGKIYDRAGSSEGINICTPFPLHEERVRSLPSVIPGLWNASMLQTESGRMFVNYKTIVEAIMEREFSYEELIAYCLEHPESDGFEILSLIAENLHRSFSALLAAAEKNNIRVRLPVVVTGGQTKNEQWMQMKCDYARIPLALTACPDAELIGDAAAAFTGLGVYGSLEEAASSLVKIIKTYKPRNAL